CTCCCCGCCTTTCCACTTTCCTTTTTTACACTTACGGAATAGACGCCAAGATTTTTGCAAGGACTTTCATCAGACAGATTTTCCTTCCCAGCTTTTTTGCATTAAAGTTGCTTTCGTGGATTACTGTACGGAATGCTTGACCTCACTCTGCCAAAGGTGTTAAGCAGCAAACAGTTGCATGGGTGCACGTAAACAAACTTTTCTTCtaggacacaaacacacacatgcacaaagccAGACACACCAGTTTAATGCATTCACTCATCACCGTCCTACAAATAAATGCTCCTCTTATGAATTTGGTCGCTCTAAAGGGTCTTGATGGAAGGATGGAAAAATAAATCTCAGCAAAAACAGTGCAACGCTCCAAAGATGGAGAAAGTTGCATGactgtttatatatacatatggacATGTATCTGTAAAATAAGAAAGGAAAGATGATTATTTATATGAACGTCAGTGTCTGTTCTCCATCAAGCAGGATAACGGTGCAAATTTGATGCTTATCTTCTGCCTCTGAGCTTCTGCGCCCGTAATACGGGGTAATACATTGCCAGAGGCAGCTCACTGAATCACAACGACCAAAACACAGTGGAACTACAGAGGGACCAGACTTGAGATTTATTACAGCTGTCTTATTTGAGATGTTCCCTATTCCATTCGTCTGTGTTCCATTTCATCTTCTGATGGAGAAATTTCCCCCTCTCTAAGAAAGTCCAAAAAACACAGCGAGAATCCAACCATGGAACATGATAACAAAGTTGAGCGGCAGCTGTGTTTGAGGTGGGCGACAAAGGTTGATTATTCCAGAATCAAGGTGGCAGATTGCTGGCTCAGAACGCCGTAGTTGGAGGAGAGTGAAATGAAAATTTGATACAACAAGAATAAATAGTAAGTGACACCAAGTGCAAGTTGCGAAATGAATGTAACCAATCCAGTCACATCTGAAGCCAAAATATTCTCAAAGTTCCCTTCTGCGTCTGTGTCTGCTGAAGAATGGAATCCATTGTTAAATTAGTGATGTTATCGTGATATGATCTGGTATTTTCACGAGTTGTCGACTTGAATGTACAAAATTATAATCACGGTTGAGATTTGATCTCAATTTATTCTTGTTTTGTTAGAAAACAACCATTTGCCTTGTCATCGGGTCTGACTGCGTTTACGGTAACTAGGGCCACTCATCATTTGTCATTTCCttcagcctgtgtgtgtgtgtgtgtttatgtgtgtgacaTCACAGGAACTGGTGTGCTTATGTGGTGACCCGCACTGTTAGCTGTGTGATGGAGGACGGCGTGGAGACATATATCAAACCAGACTACCAACGCTGTACCTGGGGCCAGTGTCCTCGAGTGGCGTGAGTACCTATTactcatacacacaaacacacaaacgcactCATGCACACACTGTGGTACCTTTAAAGTCAAACAAGTCATCCATTACAGCATAgaagtcaaactcaaggcccgggggccagatacggcctgccacatcattttatgtggcccatgaagacaaattttgaattgactttgtgtcattactaaaattataaaGTGTCTTCACTTTTTGAAACTAGAAATATAGCTAGCAATGTTTATTACCGTATAttacggactataaggcgcaccggactataaggcgcaccttcaatgaatggcccattttaaaactttgtccttatataaggcgcaccggactataagacgcaccattaatgcatcacgtcagatttttaatccaaatcaaatcattctccattttatcttttttatttcaacttcagatgcaacaaatgactttataatcacaaaataatgagccatagtctttttgattcatgattcatagtcttcagcgggccacttatgattgatttcatgacacaatgcttcgggccagtttaaatttagaaatttggtccatatatcaggcgcaccggactataaggcgcactgtcggcttttgagaaaattttaggtttttaggtgcgccttatagtccagaaattacggtactattcatctttttaaacaatttgaacagtttagactagtagtctctgatttcaaaactagttattcatcaatttgccgtgtagcctatactgtaaataatataaggcgttgacagtcataatggccctccgagagaaactatgactacaatttcCTCCCATTGGAATTCATCTTAAGACCAAGAAATTGTCTTTTCCAGGGACAAAATTGTTAAAAGTAGGATTTGAACACATAGAAAATAAGAAATATTTTGTTCAGTTGTCTGATAAgtaaactttgaaaaaaaatgtccggATTTTAAGCTTTAATGGgagaatttttgacattcaccttTCGGCGTGAATGGAATGTTTGCTTTAGAGTCTCATTTTTCCTGAAAATTCCAACTTGTGTGACTTTAAGGGTGTTCCGCTGTATTCTCCGCACACTCAAACAACTATCTATCTCCTCATTAACTTCCTGGATTTTATTGCACTGGCTTGTATTTTGTCTATTGGCTCCATCTCTCTTCCTGTCTGAGGATACTCATTTCACTCAGCGTTGTTTTATTCCCGAGCCATCTTTCAAGAACGTCTGGTTAGAGAGGTGCTCGCTTGTGGTTATCCTGGTATGTTGCCAAAATGTGCATGCTCATACCACAAGGGTTTGATTTCACTGATGAAGTGCTGTATTCAAAAGCCGGGTTGACCAGGGAATATCCGGTGACCTCAGTCGAGGGAACAAATTGACTATAGATGGGATGGATTTGATGATATTCTCCAAATACGGATGTTAGACATTGAGACAACATTCAGCAAactctcctgatgtttttgttcTATTAAAGTAATAACCACGTTGCTATGGAGACTGGCTTCGTAAGTTGATCTTTGTGCCTGCCTAAATCATCTGCCTAACCCTGAGCTATGGCAAGAATGGAGCTTCATCCATTCGGCCATCACCATCTCGTCTAGCACACTGAAAAACAATCTTGCTAACTTATTCGTTTCGTAATTGTTCTTCCACCCGCCACCTTTCGAGCTCTTTTTTATATTTCCTCTGAGAGCACAGCGTCTGCTTTTTTCTCACGCTCTTGGTGCAGAGAGTTGGAAGATGAAGCTCTTTTCCAAAGTGCTATGCATTGAGTGCCGCCTATGAAGAGGTTTTAAAAATGGAGCAACCTGCTAAACAATTAAAGTGAAGGATTGTTAATGTGCCATAAATCTTTTTTGTGACTTCTGTCCAAATCTGGGCTCATTATGACCTCTGGTTATTTAAACATGTATGACCCTCAATCACAAATTGGAACGACACATTAATGAGGGGGAGAACTTGCCAAGATAAGCATTCGACTTACTCAAGACGTTGAGTTTTAGTAGTGGCTAAATATAGCGGATTTTTTTGGAGAGTAGAACAGGAATAGCAGGCAATGTTTACAACTCGGAACAGTGCCACCTGTTATCTTTATGAACAACGCAGAACTGTTCTGCGCCAAAATAACCGTGgctatttttattattcagtCTGGTTTAATGATGCGGAACAGTAGTCATAGTTCAACTTATTCAAACGTGGAGCTCATATGGGTGGAGTGAGCTCAACCCAAACACTTATCGGTTCCCCGAAGAAGGGATCGGGAAAAACAAAAGGTGAGCGATAGGATGATTTCATCGTTAAAAGTGATGTCATCCTTTTAAAGTTCCAAATGGATTGctgatgtttttttcctttaatgTCCAATCACTCTaatgcataggtgtcaaacttaaggcccgGGGCCAAATACGGCCAGATAATGTCAAATCTTCCTCCACAAAtctaatattaatcagaataccaTGACTTAACTCCAGGTGGAACATATAATCTATTTTTCCTCTCTCCCTTTAAACCACATTTGCAACAATATTAAAGTTTCGAATTTTTTTCTCAGGTACCGGACATACAGGAGGCCAAGGTACAAGGTGGCTTATAAAATGGTGACAGAAATGGAGTGGAAATGTTGCCATGGATACTCGGGGGAGGACTGTCACGAGGGGCCAGGCAACGGCGGGCGACCTCATGTCACACAGACAGGCCACACACAAGGCGGCGGACAGAGTGGAAATGGTAATGAGCTGCATGATGTCACACTTGTGTAAAATCAGTCATCAGAATAAATCACagcaaaaatataaaattatttGGATAggaagggatggatggatagcaAGGGTTCACTGTCCTATAATAATCAGTAATCAAGTACTTTAATGCTGTGGTTTATGACGTACCCCTTTGTTTTGTATAGACATGATGAAATACTTTCCATTTCCTCTGGCCTATTATCAAAACCACTGGAAACCATCACACATAGCCAAACAACATTTGTACGCAGCCAAAACCACACAATCTCAAGTTCAAAATTACGTCCTGGCCCAGCATGATGTTACAAACTTTGTTTTGCGTAAGATGTAATCAGACTTCAAATATCTGGTTTACGTTTTCTTTGTACCCAGGTGACAGTGAAAAAGTCAAACAGCTGGAAGGAACAATCAATGGCTTTAGCAGAGACCTTCACAACCTACAGACCTCCATTAATGATCTAAACAAGAAATTGTAtgtgaatgtgtttttttaaatctatttcATTCATGTAAAgcacgtgtcaaactcaaggcctgggggcgagatccggcccgccacatcgttttatgtggcccgcgaagacaaattgtgcatgaaATTCGtgcgtcattactagaattgcaaattgtcttcacttttaatataattttttaaatattttaccagtttttactcgtctgatttgaaaacgagttatttgtcagtttgttttgtagcttttactgtatataatatgaggtgctcatacatttatttgggttgacagtcttaatggccctccgaaagaagctatgactacaatgcggccaacggaaaaaaaaatgtacacccCTGGTGTAAAGGGAAGTAACGTCAACTTTTGTCCTGTATAGTTCAGTTCTAAACGGAGCGATTGTGCCAGCCGATTCTGCCCAACCGCACATGAAGGAAACGATCAACAACATCAACACGAAGCTGGACCATCTGTATAATAGgacacaggtaaaaaaaaaaaaataataatttaaaagtcTAGAAAATTGAACTGCCTTTAAACTCCACCATATACTTCAGCTTTATAGATGTCATTATCAAGTTGTCTGAAATTGTGTcaaagcttttttttgggggggcagaGGACACACAATATTTAATGCAAGcataaacttgttgatttgctaTGTTTGGTCAGGTCCATGATCAGACCCTGCTTAACATCAACCACCACTTAGAGAACGGAGGGGGAAACGACCTGGATGGAACTGCCGTCGGAGGAGGACTTCGGGGGAACCAGCTGAACACACTCAAGGAACAAATCCTGACAGAGCTGGAGAGAAGGGTGACTCTGTCCTGCTCTGCCTGCCAGGTGAAGCCTGATGTACTCAACATAAATAAATGCCCGGATCAGATTAacatcagatgttttttttttagaatctgCTTATTGATCCAGGTGCCTCTCTGCTGCAGTACTAGTACTTGTTCTGGTTAAGTAATGTTTCGAAGTGTTATCAAGATCTGCTATCATTTTCCCCAGAGGTTGCAAAAAGCCATTTAAAGCCATAATTTTCCTTTCCATAAACATTGAGTCACTTTTGACCTCATTCACCTTTCACGGTTCTTCACTGAAAGCCCTGTTAATTGCCTGTGAGTGCCACTCGCAAATTTTAGAGGTAATAAAATCAAttcgacccaaaaaaaaaaacagaatttaGTGAATAATATCAATGTATGCATTGTAACAACTCAACTTGGCACAGTTCTACTATTATTCCGTTTCCTGTGGAAAACTATACAGCCCATATGTGTGACATAAATCACTGTTGGCCATTCTTTATTCTGGCAGAGTCATCAACAATTTATTTGGATAAATCTTTGCAAGTACAGAATATAAATGTTCAAATTATCCCTCCTACAACATTCCTAGGAAACCACAATGTCTTATCACTcgtgagctatttttagaataGTTCCGCTGTCTGCTTGCTGCTTGTGTCAACCATGTTGGTGAGACCAGTTAGCTTGCCCTTACTTGCCCTTAGCTCTTTTTATATATTGTACAGTTTGACATGAAGCAGAATTCCCtaaagaggcaaaaaaaaaaaaagtgacaacagAAATAACAGGCCATCTTATTTTCTTGTATTCAGGCTGGTGTAGAAGATCTGAAAAAGCAGCAAGAACAAGACAGAGAAAGAATTCGATCCCTGGAGAAGTTGATCAATTCCATGAACCAACAATTCCGACAGAACCTTCAAATTGTTAAAAGTGAGGCTGAACAGTCCCAGACGTGCTGCAGCACGGTCACTCAGCTGGAGAAGAGATTGACAGATCTAGATGTCCACGTCACCTCCACTTCCAGCAAGTGCGACACCATTAAAGGGCGACTGGATAAGGAGTTGTCTGGAAGTGTAGGAGGAAAGGGAAAGGTGACAGAAGACAGGATGAATGTCAGACTGAGAGAGTTAGAGAAGAGGGTGAACAACACCGTGAGAAAAACAGAACAAAGGTGTACTAACACCAATAATAATCTAAAGGACAGTGTCCAAAGAGATGTCACGCAGCTCCGGAACATGGTCCTAACTCAGCTGGATGATCATAGCTTCAAAATCGGGAAACTAGAGCTTGATGTGGCCGTTCTTGGAGACACCGTAACTGACCACAGTCGGCGTTTAAGCCAGATCGAGAATGTCACAACATTCCTGGACAGAAGTTTAACAGAAACGAAAAAAATGTGCAATGACACTTGTGGGCGCAACGGAAAAGATCATAAAACTGAAGACACTGTAAAAACCTTAGAATGGAGAGTTGTGGCTAACCAAGGGGAAATCCAGAAATTCAACACCAGATTAAATGATTTGTCTGTGTCAGGTGACTCACTGGCAGACAAGATTATTAATCTAACAGATGATGTCAAAAAGATCATTGCCGTGACAGGCAAGGATGGTGCGAACTTCAACAAGATAGTCACGCAAGTTGAAACACTCAGCCAGGATTGGGAAGACTGTTTTGTTTGCAGCAGCGTGGAAGAAGATTTACGTTTACTGGCCAACTCCACCAAAACGGGCCTCAACACATGTCAGACAGAACTGAACGATCTACGCAGGAAAGTGGATTCGGGAGAAACGATGTGCTCTCAGGTGTGCTCAAACCTCCAAGAAGAAGTAGGGCGACTCAGAGATGAAGTGGAGAAGAGCAGTGAACAGTGTCAAATCAACATCAATGATGTGAGGAATCGCTTAGACGGTCACACTGACCACAATGGAAGATTAGGAGGGGATCTGAAGTCCATCCAAGGGGAGCTATCTAAGGTCATGGACACATTCCACTCCATTAATGACACCCTGAAGAACATGGATACGAGCATACGGATGCATGGGTACACGCTAGATGATCTGACGGACACTAACGACAGGATCGATTCAGAGGTATGAATTGGTAATAAACTGACAGTTTGACTATACTTGACTATTATTACAGCATCAAAATATAATTTAAGTTAATGCCAAGGACCAATTCAAAGCATTAAAACAATCTGTCgttacttaccgtattttccgcactataaggcgcaccacactataaggcgcaccttcaatgaatggcccattttaaaactttgtccatatataaggcgcactggattataaggcgcatcttcAATGAAAGGCCTATTTtagaactttgtccatatataagatatatacatttggcccacgggccggactttggacacgcctgctgtagtggctcaagattggtccatatataaggcgcacctgattataaggcgcactgtcgacttttgagaaaattggagatttttaggtgcgccttatagtgcggaaaatacggtaagtttgGACTAAAATTTATGGACTGGCAAAGTATTGCTGAGTCATAATTTCTACTGTAAGACCTAAATCATTCTCGTGATGAACCACTGTTTTATTAAACTTTAAATAGCCTTTGAGAATGGACCACATGGCTACCATTTATGGCTAAAGTGTCAGTGCTGCAAGGAtgttttatgtgttttttaattgAAGAGTATGGACTGAAACTTGCCTTTTCTTTATGGACTGTAACAGTTGTTTTGGCTTTGATAATCGTCTCGAAGGCATCATCAAATAATGGACTATGTATCATCCAGAAGCAACACTCTTAGTATGTCTGTTCTCTGTTAAAGGTGGACAATTTGAAGAATATTCTGGCCAAGCATGAGGATGACTCAAGCATTCGATTCGGCAACTTTGGAAAAGACATCGAAGTGATCAGGAGTAACTATGTGACGGAAGTCGGGGAGTGTCGACGGGCAAGCGACGGCCTAGAACACCGTCTTGCCAAACTTGAAGGACTATGCGGACGCTTCGATTCTTTTTCGGATAGTTTGCAGAGGATTAAGGAGGGCTTGAACCAACATGTGTCTGGATTGTGGAGCTGTGTCAATGGACTTAATGTAACAGTCACATCTCAAGGACATGTAATTGACAATATCCAGAATGTCCAGCTCGAGAAGGTCCACTCCAAAATCCACAGGTTGAACTCATCTCTGCTAGATCTGGCTAAGGAGTTTCATGATTTCATACGACAGGATTTCATGGGTAAGACTTGAAAGATGTGGAGCATGGGATCTGACATTTGGATAAGATATAAAGCCTGGTTAATGGGAGGCAGTCagagaatgtaaaaaaaaaaaaaaaatagaccaaAGAAAGAATCTGGCCTGTCAAGCATTCACTTAAGAGGCTATAAAGTCTGCAGTGTGTTAAATAGGAGTTTAGTAAACATCAGGGTGAACTACTTAAGCCCATCAGGTCAAAGCTCAGTTCTCTTTACATACAGAAGTTTCAAAAATCTCCCTGGAGCCATCGTTTATCAGTAAAGATGCTCAGAGGAGGATTTGTCTTCCTTCACTTCAAGTGGGTGTTTGTGATCTTA
This genomic stretch from Syngnathus scovelli strain Florida chromosome 20, RoL_Ssco_1.2, whole genome shotgun sequence harbors:
- the emilin1a gene encoding EMILIN-1-A — protein: METLFYMIALALARTSWGLGYAEPGVLSGQRAASRHRNWCAYVVTRTVSCVMEDGVETYIKPDYQRCTWGQCPRVAYRTYRRPRYKVAYKMVTEMEWKCCHGYSGEDCHEGPGNGGRPHVTQTGHTQGGGQSGNGDSEKVKQLEGTINGFSRDLHNLQTSINDLNKKFSVLNGAIVPADSAQPHMKETINNINTKLDHLYNRTQVHDQTLLNINHHLENGGGNDLDGTAVGGGLRGNQLNTLKEQILTELERRVTLSCSACQAGVEDLKKQQEQDRERIRSLEKLINSMNQQFRQNLQIVKSEAEQSQTCCSTVTQLEKRLTDLDVHVTSTSSKCDTIKGRLDKELSGSVGGKGKVTEDRMNVRLRELEKRVNNTVRKTEQRCTNTNNNLKDSVQRDVTQLRNMVLTQLDDHSFKIGKLELDVAVLGDTVTDHSRRLSQIENVTTFLDRSLTETKKMCNDTCGRNGKDHKTEDTVKTLEWRVVANQGEIQKFNTRLNDLSVSGDSLADKIINLTDDVKKIIAVTGKDGANFNKIVTQVETLSQDWEDCFVCSSVEEDLRLLANSTKTGLNTCQTELNDLRRKVDSGETMCSQVCSNLQEEVGRLRDEVEKSSEQCQININDVRNRLDGHTDHNGRLGGDLKSIQGELSKVMDTFHSINDTLKNMDTSIRMHGYTLDDLTDTNDRIDSEVDNLKNILAKHEDDSSIRFGNFGKDIEVIRSNYVTEVGECRRASDGLEHRLAKLEGLCGRFDSFSDSLQRIKEGLNQHVSGLWSCVNGLNVTVTSQGHVIDNIQNVQLEKVHSKIHRLNSSLLDLAKEFHDFIRQDFMGPPGLPGPKGERGQPGPQGVVGPQGKVGSQGEQGKQGPVGPPGLRGEQGLAGSDAHVPRLSFSVALTRPMRGVGTIVFNEIFVNEKNVYNPRTGYFTAPVRGRYFFSGILTGHKNVKIEAVLSKSNTGVARVDSAGYQPEGLEKPMAEAKHIPGALAVFNIILPMEAGDTVCIDLVTGKLAYSSEPLTIFSGMLLYENI